In Opitutia bacterium, one genomic interval encodes:
- the rpmG gene encoding 50S ribosomal protein L33, with protein sequence MQETVILECTEARKEGKPVSRYLTKRNKKTVTERIEKKKYNPHLKRHTLHKEIK encoded by the coding sequence AACCGTCATCCTGGAGTGCACTGAGGCCCGCAAAGAGGGCAAACCCGTCTCGCGCTACCTCACCAAGCGCAACAAGAAGACCGTGACCGAGCGCATCGAGAAGAAGAAGTATAACCCGCACCTCAAGCGCCACACGCTCCACAAGGAGATCAAGTAA